In a single window of the Streptomyces sp. NBC_00094 genome:
- a CDS encoding YlxR family protein, with amino-acid sequence MSGRTQARVCPERTCVGCRERAAKSDLLRIVVIKDECVPDHRGTLPGRGAYLHPAIVCLDLAVRRRAFPRAFKAQGPFDTAELRHHVERSAPQ; translated from the coding sequence GTGTCTGGCCGGACGCAAGCCCGCGTATGCCCTGAACGAACCTGTGTGGGATGTCGGGAGCGAGCGGCCAAGAGCGATCTACTGCGGATCGTGGTGATCAAGGACGAGTGTGTTCCGGATCATCGCGGTACGCTGCCCGGCCGGGGTGCGTACCTGCACCCCGCCATCGTCTGTCTCGACCTGGCGGTCCGCCGTCGAGCGTTCCCGAGGGCCTTCAAGGCCCAGGGCCCGTTCGACACCGCGGAGCTCCGTCACCACGTCGAGCGATCGGCACCGCAGTGA